In Leisingera sp. NJS204, the following are encoded in one genomic region:
- a CDS encoding universal stress protein gives MRKFLVVLDDSRECLNAMRFAAMRAAHTGAGVTILSVIPPDEFNHWIGVGEVMREEARERIHAHFEVFAKWMRDRQSVDPDLVIREGEPVPEILKYIEDDAEIGVLVLGAGTGRKGPGPLVTQLTKTSGALPVPITIVPGDLSKEKLEAIT, from the coding sequence ATGCGCAAATTCCTAGTGGTCCTGGATGACAGCCGCGAATGCCTGAACGCAATGCGCTTTGCCGCGATGCGGGCAGCGCATACCGGCGCGGGCGTGACCATCCTGTCAGTCATCCCGCCCGACGAGTTCAACCACTGGATCGGTGTCGGCGAAGTGATGCGGGAAGAGGCGCGCGAGCGGATCCACGCCCATTTCGAAGTCTTTGCCAAATGGATGCGCGACCGCCAAAGCGTCGACCCCGATCTGGTGATCCGCGAAGGCGAACCGGTGCCCGAAATTCTGAAGTACATTGAGGACGACGCGGAAATCGGCGTGCTTGTTCTAGGTGCCGGCACCGGGCGCAAAGGACCGGGACCGCTGGTCACTCAGCTGACCAAAACATCCGGCGCCCTGCCGGTGCCGATCACGATTGTGCCGGGCGATCTGTCGAAAGAAAAGCTGGAAGCCATCACCTGA
- a CDS encoding Phenylacetic acid catabolic protein has product MTDDMSIENYLAQGGVLSNPSNVPPRYRAELMKMMATFVDSELAGAAGFADIINEGPGIKARIAAARIVLEKNDSAEKVLRIMGDFGADIERYADHHPWTARLERGADIGQSRTKHDMRLAVFNYPLEGWADAVMMNLLMGRAVALQLEELSHVSYQPLAEAFRAILPVEAHHAELAEEGLMVLVEAQGADALQELADYWWPRVAASFGQEASEKFEGLKAMGLRRTPNAGLKARWQQDAGAILDKAGLKPAA; this is encoded by the coding sequence ATGACTGATGACATGAGTATTGAGAACTACTTGGCTCAGGGCGGCGTGCTCAGCAACCCTTCCAACGTGCCGCCGCGCTACCGCGCCGAGCTGATGAAGATGATGGCAACCTTTGTCGACAGCGAACTGGCAGGGGCCGCCGGCTTTGCCGACATCATCAACGAAGGTCCGGGCATCAAGGCGCGCATCGCCGCCGCCAGGATCGTGCTGGAGAAAAACGACAGCGCCGAAAAAGTCCTGCGCATCATGGGCGACTTCGGCGCGGATATTGAGCGTTATGCCGACCACCACCCCTGGACCGCCCGGCTGGAACGCGGCGCGGATATCGGCCAGAGCCGGACCAAGCACGACATGCGGCTTGCCGTGTTCAACTACCCGCTGGAAGGCTGGGCCGATGCGGTGATGATGAACCTCTTGATGGGCCGTGCGGTGGCACTGCAGCTGGAGGAGCTGTCCCATGTCTCCTACCAGCCGCTGGCCGAAGCCTTCCGCGCCATTCTGCCCGTCGAGGCGCACCATGCTGAACTGGCCGAAGAAGGCCTGATGGTGCTGGTGGAGGCGCAAGGTGCCGATGCCCTGCAGGAGCTGGCAGATTACTGGTGGCCGCGGGTCGCCGCAAGCTTTGGCCAGGAGGCCTCGGAGAAGTTCGAAGGGCTCAAGGCCATGGGGCTGCGCCGCACCCCGAATGCCGGGCTGAAAGCCCGATGGCAGCAGGACGCCGGGGCCATTCTTGACAAGGCCGGGCTGAAACCGGCTGCGTAG
- a CDS encoding 2Fe-2S iron-sulfur cluster-binding protein, whose protein sequence is MARFHDLEVTDVRKTIRDAVVVTLKPAGGAAETFNFTQGQYLTFRRDFDGEELRRSYSICAGRDEGILQVGIKRVDGGAFSTWANTDLQAGDTLQAMAPMGSFFTPLNEAAEKHYLGFAGGSGITPVLSILKTTLAAEPNASFTLVYANKGVNTIMFREELEDLKNLYMGRFNVIHVLETDAQEIDLFTGLVTEEKCAQLFERWIDIKSVGTAFICGPEPMMLGIAAALRTAGLDDSQIKFELFASAQPGRAKRKAAASDAASSANQTKAAITLDGATQTIDMGKDMTLLDAALENAMDAPYACKAGVCSTCRCKVLEGEVEMVANHALEDYEVEKGYVLSCQAYPVTDNVVVDYDQ, encoded by the coding sequence ATGGCGCGCTTTCACGACCTTGAAGTCACCGACGTCCGAAAAACCATCCGCGATGCGGTGGTCGTCACCCTGAAGCCCGCAGGCGGCGCCGCGGAGACGTTCAATTTCACCCAAGGCCAGTATCTGACCTTCCGGCGCGACTTTGACGGCGAGGAGTTGCGCCGCAGCTACTCGATCTGTGCCGGCCGTGACGAAGGCATCCTGCAGGTCGGCATCAAACGCGTCGACGGCGGCGCCTTCTCAACCTGGGCCAATACTGATCTGCAAGCAGGTGACACCCTGCAGGCGATGGCGCCGATGGGCAGTTTCTTCACCCCGCTTAATGAGGCGGCCGAGAAGCACTATCTGGGCTTTGCCGGCGGTTCCGGCATCACCCCGGTTCTGTCGATCCTTAAGACCACGCTGGCGGCAGAGCCGAACGCCTCCTTCACACTGGTCTACGCCAACAAGGGTGTGAACACGATCATGTTCCGCGAGGAGCTGGAGGATCTGAAAAACCTCTACATGGGCCGCTTCAACGTGATCCATGTGCTGGAAACGGACGCCCAGGAGATCGACCTGTTCACCGGTCTGGTGACCGAGGAGAAATGCGCCCAGCTGTTTGAGCGTTGGATAGATATCAAATCGGTCGGCACCGCCTTCATCTGCGGCCCGGAACCGATGATGCTGGGCATCGCCGCCGCGCTGCGCACTGCCGGTCTGGACGACAGCCAGATCAAGTTTGAGCTGTTCGCCTCTGCCCAGCCGGGCCGCGCCAAACGCAAGGCCGCCGCAAGTGATGCTGCCAGCAGCGCCAATCAGACCAAGGCTGCGATTACCCTGGACGGCGCGACCCAGACCATCGACATGGGCAAGGACATGACCCTGCTGGATGCAGCGCTGGAGAACGCAATGGATGCGCCCTACGCCTGCAAGGCCGGCGTCTGCTCCACCTGCCGCTGCAAGGTGCTGGAGGGCGAGGTCGAGATGGTCGCCAACCATGCGTTGGAGGATTACGAAGTAGAGAAGGGCTATGTGCTGTCCTGCCAGGCCTATCCGGTCACTGACAACGTCGTGGTCGATTACGACCAGTAA
- the paaD gene encoding 1,2-phenylacetyl-CoA epoxidase subunit PaaD produces MSQVTTQPSINQIWEWLDAVPDPEIPVISLVDLGIIRDVAWEGETLVVSVTPTYSGCPATTVIALDIETALRDRGITDLKLKTQISPAWTTDWLSEKGRAKLEDYGIAPPQAAGGPEKCPNCGSTEVTKVSQFGSTPCKAHWRCQDCLEPFDYFKCI; encoded by the coding sequence ATGAGCCAAGTGACAACTCAGCCAAGCATCAACCAGATCTGGGAGTGGCTCGACGCCGTGCCGGATCCGGAAATCCCGGTGATCTCGCTGGTGGATCTGGGCATCATCCGCGATGTGGCCTGGGAAGGGGAAACCCTCGTGGTCAGCGTCACCCCGACCTACTCCGGCTGCCCGGCAACTACTGTGATCGCCTTGGATATCGAAACCGCCCTGCGGGACCGCGGCATCACCGATCTGAAACTGAAGACCCAAATATCCCCCGCCTGGACCACCGATTGGCTGTCCGAGAAAGGCCGCGCCAAGCTGGAGGATTACGGCATCGCCCCGCCCCAGGCCGCAGGCGGCCCGGAAAAATGCCCCAACTGCGGCAGTACAGAAGTCACCAAAGTCAGCCAGTTCGGCTCGACTCCCTGCAAGGCCCACTGGCGCTGCCAGGACTGCCTAGAACCCTTTGATTATTTCAAGTGCATCTGA
- the paaC gene encoding 1,2-phenylacetyl-CoA epoxidase subunit PaaC — MTAPLNKDEAFTQFLLRMGDNTLILGHRVSEWCGHAPVLEEDIALANTALDMIGQTQMWLGLAAEVQGDGKSADDLAFLRDAWDFRNVLLVEVPNGDFGRTLMRQFLFDAWHSIQLGRLMKSSDERVAAIAEKASKEVAYHLERSADTVVGLGDGTEESHRRMQEALDYLWPYVGEMFQSDDVDAEMVKAGIAPDPASLREEYDALVSRILGDATLAVPDSRFAHKGGRTGAMHTEHLGHLLTQMQWLQRAYPGAKW; from the coding sequence ATGACCGCCCCGCTTAACAAGGACGAGGCGTTCACCCAGTTTCTGCTGCGGATGGGCGATAACACCCTGATCCTCGGCCACCGGGTCAGCGAATGGTGCGGCCATGCGCCGGTGCTGGAAGAAGACATTGCACTGGCCAACACCGCGCTGGACATGATCGGCCAGACCCAGATGTGGCTCGGCCTCGCGGCTGAGGTACAAGGTGACGGCAAATCTGCCGACGACCTGGCCTTCCTGCGTGACGCCTGGGATTTCCGCAACGTGCTGCTGGTGGAGGTGCCGAACGGCGACTTCGGCCGCACCCTGATGCGCCAGTTCCTGTTTGACGCCTGGCACTCGATCCAGCTGGGCCGGCTGATGAAATCCTCGGACGAACGCGTTGCCGCGATTGCTGAGAAGGCTTCGAAAGAGGTGGCCTATCACCTGGAACGTTCCGCCGATACCGTGGTGGGCCTGGGCGACGGTACTGAGGAAAGCCACCGGCGCATGCAGGAAGCGCTGGACTATTTGTGGCCTTATGTGGGCGAGATGTTCCAGTCCGACGATGTGGACGCCGAAATGGTCAAAGCGGGCATCGCACCCGATCCGGCCTCCCTGCGCGAGGAATATGACGCGCTGGTCTCCCGCATCCTGGGCGACGCAACGCTCGCCGTCCCGGACAGCCGTTTCGCCCACAAGGGCGGGCGCACCGGTGCCATGCACACGGAACATCTGGGCCATCTGCTGACCCAGATGCAATGGCTGCAGCGCGCCTATCCCGGCGCCAAGTGGTAA
- the paaB gene encoding 1,2-phenylacetyl-CoA epoxidase subunit PaaB, with protein sequence MKNEWPLWEVFIRGQHGMSHRHVGSLHAPDAEMAIKNARDVYTRRNEGVSIWVVEANHIAASSPSDKGPLYEPSESKVYRHPTFFDIPEEVGAM encoded by the coding sequence ATGAAAAACGAATGGCCCCTCTGGGAAGTCTTCATCCGCGGCCAGCACGGGATGAGCCACCGCCACGTCGGCTCCCTGCACGCGCCGGACGCCGAAATGGCGATCAAGAACGCCCGCGACGTCTATACCCGCCGCAATGAGGGCGTGTCGATCTGGGTGGTGGAAGCCAACCACATCGCCGCGTCGTCTCCCAGCGACAAGGGCCCGCTTTATGAGCCGTCCGAGTCCAAGGTCTACCGCCACCCGACCTTCTTCGACATCCCCGAAGAAGTGGGGGCAATGTAA
- the paaA gene encoding 1,2-phenylacetyl-CoA epoxidase subunit PaaA encodes MYAQMVKSEATQDDPEKLAAFQARIDAGEKIEPKDWMPEGYRKTLIRQIGQHAHSEIVGQLPEGNWITRAPTLERKAILLAKVQDEAGHGLYLYCAAETLGVSRDEMTEMLLDGRMKYSSIFNYPTLNWADIGAVGWLVDGAAIMNQVPLQRTSFGPYSRAMIRVCKEESFHQRQGYDAIRQMAEGTQAQKKMAQDALNRLWYPSLMMFGPSDKDSVHSAQSMAWKIKMNTNDELRQKFVDQTVPQAEYLGLTVPDPDLKWNEERGHYDYTDPDWSEFFDVIKGNGPCNVDRLAARNKAWDDGAWVRDGLLAHAKKKAAQKHAAE; translated from the coding sequence ATGTATGCTCAGATGGTCAAATCCGAAGCGACCCAGGACGATCCGGAAAAGCTGGCCGCCTTTCAGGCGCGCATCGACGCGGGCGAGAAGATCGAGCCCAAGGACTGGATGCCCGAAGGCTACCGCAAGACGCTGATCCGCCAGATCGGCCAGCACGCGCATTCCGAAATCGTCGGCCAGCTGCCCGAGGGCAACTGGATCACCCGCGCGCCGACGCTGGAACGCAAGGCGATCCTGCTGGCCAAGGTGCAGGATGAGGCCGGGCATGGCCTGTACTTGTATTGTGCGGCGGAAACGCTGGGCGTGTCCCGCGACGAGATGACCGAAATGCTGCTGGACGGCCGCATGAAGTATTCCTCGATCTTCAACTATCCGACACTGAACTGGGCCGACATCGGCGCGGTGGGCTGGCTGGTCGATGGGGCCGCAATCATGAACCAGGTGCCGCTGCAGCGAACCTCCTTCGGCCCCTATTCCCGCGCGATGATCCGCGTCTGCAAGGAAGAAAGCTTCCACCAGCGCCAGGGCTATGACGCCATCCGCCAGATGGCCGAGGGCACGCAGGCGCAAAAGAAAATGGCCCAGGATGCTCTGAACCGCCTCTGGTATCCGTCGCTGATGATGTTCGGACCGTCCGACAAGGACTCGGTCCATTCCGCCCAGTCGATGGCCTGGAAGATCAAGATGAACACCAACGACGAGCTGCGCCAGAAGTTCGTCGACCAGACTGTGCCGCAGGCCGAATACCTTGGCCTCACCGTCCCCGACCCGGACCTGAAGTGGAACGAGGAACGCGGCCATTATGACTACACCGACCCGGACTGGTCCGAGTTTTTTGACGTGATCAAGGGCAACGGCCCCTGCAACGTGGATCGCCTTGCCGCCCGCAACAAGGCCTGGGACGACGGCGCCTGGGTCCGCGACGGACTGTTGGCGCATGCTAAAAAGAAGGCCGCGCAAAAGCACGCTGCCGAATAA
- the pcaF gene encoding 3-oxoadipyl-CoA thiolase: protein MDAFICDATRTPIGRYGGALSQVRTDDLAALPIAALAARNPDADWGSLDDVILGDANQAGESNRNVARMAALLAGLPATVPGTTINRLCASGMDAVGMASRGIKAGDYDMAIAGGVESMSRAPFVMPKATSAFTRDNAVYDTTIGWRFVNKKMHEMYGTDSMPQTADNVAADYGISREDQDAFAARSQARWAAAHEAGIFSGEITPVTIPQRKGDPLVVDTDEHPRPGTSAEKLSSLKGVNGPDKTVTAGNASGVNDGAAAILMANEAAAAKNGLKPMARIVGMAAAGVEPRIMGIGPVPATRKVLARTGLTIDQMDVIELNEAFAAQGLATLRELGVADDAPHVNPNGGAIALGHPLGMSGARLVLTAAYQLQRTGGRYALCTMCVGVGQGTALILERV from the coding sequence ATGGATGCTTTCATCTGCGATGCCACCCGCACCCCGATCGGCCGCTACGGCGGCGCGCTGAGCCAGGTGCGGACCGATGACCTTGCTGCTCTGCCGATTGCCGCCCTGGCGGCTCGCAACCCGGATGCGGACTGGGGTTCCTTGGATGACGTGATCCTGGGCGACGCCAACCAGGCCGGCGAAAGCAACCGCAACGTGGCCCGCATGGCCGCCCTGCTAGCAGGCCTGCCTGCCACCGTGCCCGGCACCACCATCAACCGGCTTTGCGCCTCCGGCATGGACGCGGTCGGCATGGCGTCGCGCGGTATCAAGGCGGGCGACTATGACATGGCCATCGCCGGCGGTGTTGAAAGCATGAGCCGCGCGCCCTTTGTGATGCCCAAGGCAACCTCCGCCTTCACCCGCGATAATGCGGTTTATGACACCACCATCGGCTGGCGCTTCGTGAACAAGAAGATGCACGAGATGTACGGCACCGATTCCATGCCGCAGACTGCCGACAACGTCGCGGCGGATTATGGCATTTCCCGCGAAGATCAGGACGCATTTGCCGCCCGCAGCCAGGCCCGCTGGGCCGCAGCACATGAGGCAGGCATTTTCAGCGGCGAGATCACCCCGGTGACAATCCCCCAGCGCAAAGGTGATCCGCTGGTGGTGGACACCGACGAACACCCCCGCCCCGGCACTTCGGCTGAAAAGCTGTCAAGCCTGAAGGGCGTCAACGGACCGGACAAGACTGTGACGGCCGGCAATGCCTCCGGCGTCAACGACGGCGCTGCGGCGATCCTGATGGCGAATGAGGCTGCCGCTGCCAAAAACGGCCTGAAGCCCATGGCCCGCATCGTTGGCATGGCCGCTGCCGGGGTTGAGCCGCGCATCATGGGCATCGGCCCGGTGCCCGCCACCCGCAAGGTTCTGGCCCGCACCGGCCTGACCATCGACCAGATGGACGTGATCGAACTGAACGAGGCCTTCGCCGCGCAGGGGCTTGCGACGCTGCGCGAACTTGGCGTTGCCGACGACGCGCCCCATGTTAATCCCAATGGCGGTGCAATTGCACTGGGCCACCCGCTTGGCATGTCCGGCGCCCGGCTGGTGCTGACCGCTGCCTATCAATTGCAACGCACCGGCGGGCGCTATGCGCTTTGCACCATGTGCGTCGGCGTCGGACAGGGCACCGCCCTGATCCTGGAACGCGTGTAA
- a CDS encoding GNAT family N-acetyltransferase yields the protein MNDTPDPGTIRAARSEDASCLAALSIEVWIGTYLRQGISSIFADYALGQFTREHFLDLVNQPAETLLVSENREGIDGYIRVSHGNPCPGGSSSETEISTLYVQPRHQGKGLGQSLLAAGIEACRTNGWDAPWLATNSENKGAIAFYLSRGFKKSGLTHFQVQDRRCPNDVLHCIDF from the coding sequence ATGAACGATACACCCGATCCCGGAACCATCCGCGCAGCCCGGAGCGAAGACGCCTCCTGTCTGGCGGCGCTCTCCATCGAAGTGTGGATTGGCACATATTTGCGCCAAGGCATCAGCAGTATCTTTGCGGACTATGCGCTTGGCCAATTCACCCGCGAACACTTTCTTGATCTTGTGAACCAACCTGCAGAAACGCTGCTTGTTTCAGAAAACAGGGAAGGAATAGACGGCTACATCCGGGTGTCACATGGCAACCCGTGCCCAGGCGGCAGCAGCTCAGAAACTGAGATCTCCACGCTTTACGTGCAGCCCCGGCACCAGGGTAAGGGCCTGGGACAGTCCCTGCTTGCTGCAGGGATCGAGGCGTGCCGCACCAACGGCTGGGACGCCCCGTGGCTGGCCACCAACTCAGAAAACAAAGGCGCCATCGCCTTCTATCTCAGCCGCGGCTTTAAGAAATCGGGCCTCACTCATTTTCAGGTTCAGGACAGACGCTGCCCCAACGACGTCCTGCACTGCATTGATTTTTAA
- a CDS encoding sulfatase-like hydrolase/transferase: protein MNILYIMFDQLRFDYLSCAGHPHLHTPHIDGLAAKGVRFTRAYVQSPTCGSSRMSSYTGRYPSSHGVQFNSYPLRVGEWTMGDHLRKAGMGCHLIGKTHMVADAEGMQRLGLAPDSVIGVRQSECGFDPWVRDDGLWAEGPDGFYDQKRSPYNEYLKEKGYPGQNPWKDFANAGAEGKEIASGWFMANADKPANIAEEDSETPWLTTQAMAFIDQADGPWCAHLSYIKPHWPYIVPAPYHNMYGAEHVQPAVRSDAERDAAHPVFEGMMNNPIGKTFSRDEVRNKVIPAYMGLIKQADDQMGRLFAWLQDTGRMQDTMIVVTSDHGDYLGDHWLGEKNLFHDPSIKVPLVIYDPCAEADAARGTTCDELVEAIDLLPTFLEAAGGDPAPHILEGRSLMPFLRGETPAWRGYAIAEFDYSTMPLCEKLGLEPKDARLFMVADKRWKFMHAEGGLRPMLFDMECDPEELVDLAKGDAHQEVIDLMYDRLLEWGLRMSQRITLSDAQIKARRGKSGRKGILLGVYEADEAAPELTEKYRGPVPQ, encoded by the coding sequence ATGAACATCCTCTACATCATGTTCGACCAGCTGCGGTTCGATTATCTAAGCTGCGCTGGCCATCCGCATCTGCACACGCCCCACATTGATGGGCTGGCGGCCAAGGGCGTGCGGTTCACCCGCGCCTATGTGCAATCGCCCACCTGCGGCTCGTCGCGGATGTCGAGCTATACCGGGCGCTACCCTTCCAGCCACGGGGTGCAGTTCAACAGCTACCCCTTGCGGGTGGGGGAGTGGACCATGGGCGACCACCTGCGCAAGGCGGGCATGGGCTGCCACCTGATCGGTAAGACGCATATGGTGGCGGACGCCGAAGGGATGCAGCGGCTGGGGCTGGCGCCGGACAGCGTGATCGGTGTGCGCCAGTCGGAATGCGGGTTCGACCCGTGGGTGCGGGATGACGGGCTGTGGGCGGAAGGGCCGGATGGATTCTATGACCAGAAACGCAGCCCTTATAATGAGTACCTGAAGGAAAAAGGCTACCCCGGCCAAAACCCCTGGAAAGACTTTGCCAATGCCGGCGCCGAAGGCAAGGAGATCGCCTCGGGCTGGTTCATGGCAAATGCGGATAAGCCTGCCAATATCGCCGAGGAAGACAGTGAAACCCCTTGGCTGACAACTCAGGCGATGGCGTTCATCGATCAGGCCGACGGCCCTTGGTGCGCGCATCTCAGCTATATCAAGCCGCATTGGCCCTATATCGTGCCGGCGCCGTATCACAATATGTACGGGGCGGAGCATGTGCAGCCAGCTGTGCGCTCGGACGCGGAACGCGACGCGGCGCATCCGGTGTTTGAGGGCATGATGAACAACCCGATCGGCAAGACCTTCAGCCGGGACGAGGTGCGAAACAAGGTGATCCCCGCCTATATGGGGCTGATCAAACAGGCCGACGACCAGATGGGCCGTTTGTTTGCCTGGCTGCAAGATACCGGCCGGATGCAGGACACGATGATTGTAGTGACCTCGGACCATGGCGATTATCTGGGCGATCATTGGCTGGGCGAAAAGAACCTGTTCCATGACCCCTCCATCAAGGTGCCGCTGGTCATCTATGACCCGTGCGCGGAGGCTGATGCTGCACGTGGAACAACCTGCGATGAACTGGTCGAGGCGATCGACCTGTTGCCGACTTTCCTGGAGGCGGCGGGCGGCGATCCGGCGCCGCATATCCTGGAGGGGCGCTCGCTGATGCCGTTCCTGCGCGGTGAAACCCCGGCCTGGCGGGGTTATGCAATTGCCGAGTTCGACTATTCCACCATGCCGCTGTGCGAAAAGCTGGGGCTGGAGCCCAAGGATGCGCGGCTGTTCATGGTGGCGGACAAGCGCTGGAAGTTCATGCATGCCGAAGGCGGGCTGCGGCCGATGCTGTTCGACATGGAATGCGACCCGGAAGAACTTGTGGATCTGGCCAAGGGTGACGCGCATCAGGAGGTCATTGATCTGATGTATGACCGGCTGCTGGAATGGGGCCTCAGGATGTCGCAGCGGATCACCCTGTCGGATGCGCAGATCAAGGCGCGCCGGGGCAAGTCAGGGCGCAAGGGCATCCTTCTGGGGGTCTATGAGGCGGATGAGGCGGCGCCGGAGCTGACAGAGAAATACCGCGGGCCGGTGCCGCAATAA
- a CDS encoding GntR family transcriptional regulator, producing the protein MAGQTEQVLNAILQDIEAGRLVPGAPLEESELVDRHGVSRTPVREAFIQLEAIGLIKRLPRKGAVLFKPTLEEFLAILEVHARLEGQAAALAARRLSPVQARELEAAVAACEKHAAEKGDGDPAGYYQLNLRFHACVAEGSGNPFLVEMIKTNARKLMAYYRARYRYPGAIAQSAKEHREIAVLITAHDREEAEAAMISHVQFDQVTVMDLLAALG; encoded by the coding sequence ATGGCAGGTCAGACAGAGCAGGTTCTGAACGCAATCCTTCAGGACATCGAGGCGGGTCGGCTGGTGCCCGGCGCGCCGCTGGAGGAGAGCGAGCTGGTGGACCGTCACGGTGTTTCCCGCACGCCGGTGCGGGAGGCCTTTATCCAGCTGGAAGCAATCGGGCTGATCAAACGGCTGCCGCGCAAGGGGGCGGTGCTGTTCAAGCCGACGCTGGAGGAGTTTCTGGCAATTCTGGAAGTCCATGCCCGGCTGGAGGGCCAGGCGGCGGCACTGGCGGCACGGCGGCTGTCTCCGGTCCAGGCCAGGGAGCTGGAGGCGGCGGTTGCGGCATGTGAAAAGCATGCAGCGGAAAAGGGCGACGGTGATCCGGCGGGCTATTACCAGCTGAACCTGCGGTTTCATGCCTGTGTGGCCGAAGGGTCGGGCAACCCCTTTCTGGTCGAGATGATCAAGACCAATGCGCGCAAACTGATGGCCTATTACCGGGCGCGCTACCGTTATCCCGGCGCCATTGCCCAATCCGCCAAGGAACACCGGGAGATTGCTGTGCTGATCACTGCCCATGACCGTGAGGAAGCAGAGGCGGCGATGATATCCCATGTTCAATTCGATCAGGTCACGGTGATGGATCTGCTGGCCGCGCTGGGCTGA
- a CDS encoding type 1 glutamine amidotransferase, with protein MHLAILMTNTDDSEFAQRHPKDGEKFTDLIRIARPGWRTSVFAVKDGDFPQDLFEFDGAMITGSPASVRSGTPWVVQLLDLIRDAHARKFPLFGACFGHQAIALALGGGLDLNPDGWVHGLTRNKLLNRPDWAAPLPDEVKLYGSHCECVRKLPMGAAAFSASGGGNTGFTLGSHIFTTQHHPEMTHDFITALTKEMQQTLGPEAYARALDSLAGCSDQQAFAESLARFFEQALQP; from the coding sequence ATGCACTTGGCCATCCTGATGACCAACACCGACGATAGCGAATTTGCCCAAAGGCATCCAAAGGACGGGGAAAAGTTCACCGATCTGATCCGGATAGCCCGGCCAGGCTGGCGTACTTCGGTGTTTGCCGTGAAAGACGGAGATTTCCCGCAGGATCTGTTTGAATTCGACGGCGCCATGATCACCGGCAGCCCGGCCTCGGTCCGCTCCGGCACGCCTTGGGTGGTACAGCTGCTGGACTTGATCCGCGACGCCCATGCCCGGAAATTCCCGCTGTTCGGCGCCTGCTTCGGCCATCAGGCCATCGCGCTGGCCCTTGGCGGCGGCCTGGATCTCAACCCTGACGGCTGGGTGCACGGGCTGACCCGCAACAAATTGCTGAACCGCCCGGACTGGGCTGCACCGTTGCCGGATGAGGTGAAGCTTTACGGCTCCCACTGCGAATGCGTCCGCAAGCTGCCAATGGGTGCCGCCGCATTCAGCGCAAGCGGCGGTGGCAACACAGGCTTCACCCTGGGTAGCCATATCTTTACAACCCAGCACCACCCGGAAATGACGCATGACTTCATTACCGCGCTGACCAAAGAAATGCAGCAGACCCTCGGCCCCGAAGCATACGCCCGCGCGCTGGACAGCCTAGCCGGGTGCTCAGACCAGCAAGCCTTTGCCGAAAGCCTCGCCCGCTTCTTCGAGCAGGCCCTGCAACCCTGA